A genomic stretch from Setaria viridis chromosome 1, Setaria_viridis_v4.0, whole genome shotgun sequence includes:
- the LOC117836896 gene encoding ascorbate-specific transmembrane electron transporter 2: MALGVRAAPFTYVAHVLAVAAAAMVLVWAIHFRGGLAIEATNKNLIFNVHPVLMLIGYIIIGSEAIMVYKAFPTLNHDTAKLIHLILHGIALVLGAVGIYFAFKNHNESGIANLYSLHSWIGIGTIILYGIQWIFGFVTFFFPGAAPNLRKSVLPWHILFGLFVYILALANASLGFLEKLTFLESGGLDKYGTEAFLVNFTALVVVLFGASVVVAAIAPARLEEPQGYAPIPES; this comes from the exons ATGGCGCTGGGCGTGCGGGCGGCGCCCTTCACGTACGTGGCGCACGTGctggccgtcgcggcggcggccatggtgctGGTCTGGGCCATCCACTTCCGCGGCGGGCTCGCCATCGAGGCCACCAACAAGAACCTCATCTTCAAC GTTCATCCTGTTCTCATGCTGATTGGATATATTATTATCGGCAGTGAAG CTATAATGGTATACAAGGCATTTCCAACGTTGAACCATGACACGGCTAAGCTGATCCATCTAATTCTCCATGGGATTGCGCTTGTCCTTGGTGCGGTTGGAATATACTTTGCTTTCAAAAATCACAATGAAAGTGGGATCGCCAATCTTTACAGTCTGCACTCTTGGATTGGGATCGGAACGATTATTTTATATGGTATTCAG TGGATATTCGGATTCGTTACATTCTTCTTCCCTGGTGCTGCACCAAACTTGAGGAAGAGCGTCCTTCCTTGGCACATACTATTTGGGCTCTTTGTCTACATCTTAGCACTGGCTAACGCATCACTCGGCTTTCTGGAGAAGCTCACTTTCCTGGAGAGCGGAGGCCTCGACAAGTATGGTACAGAGGCATTCTTGGTGAACTTCACAGCACTGGTTGTCGTGCTGTTTGGTGCTTCTGTCGTGGTAGCTGCTATAGCTCCGGCTCGCCTGGAAGAACCACAGGGTTATGCTCCAATCCCAGAAAGCTAG